The nucleotide sequence TTTTCATCAATTTCCAACCGCGGCTGATTGGGGTTTGGTTTTATGCTGTTTATTGGTATGGATTGCGAGTTCCCATGTGTCTTTATCCTCTTATTCTGAGTTACGTCCGTCAAATTAATCTCCATATTTACTCTATCAATTTCATGCACTTCGTTTTCCTGAGAGGCTTCTGTTTCGACGCCTCGTTTTAAATAGTCTAATAACATTTTTGTCATCCTTTCTTTTGTAACATTTGCTATATTCGGCTATAAAAATTATATCGTAATATATACCTTAATGCAAAAAGTTTAATGACAAAAATTTCGACATTTAATTCATTCTTCAGTCTCTCTCAATTATAATTAAGTCATCGCCGATTTTTGTTATCTTATCCCATGGAATAGTAACGTCGTCTTCTCTGCCCAAAACACCCAGGAACCTGTACGAGCCCGGAACAAGAAGAGA is from Monoglobus pectinilyticus and encodes:
- a CDS encoding YlmC/YmxH family sporulation protein; protein product: MKFSDMRSKEVICAMDGERLGFVSDMEFDENSGQIKSLLVPGSYRFLGVLGREDDVTIPWDKITKIGDDLIIIERD